The Chryseobacterium sp. LJ668 genome segment AGGAGCATTTTCGGAAATGAAAAAAGAAATTCTTCCCCGCGATTATCCGTATATGAATTTTAATAATCTAAAAATCATTCTGGTCAGCTCTACAGAAAAGCCTTTGGCAGTGATGAGCCCCGAAGCGCAGCAGCAATCTGAAAAATATCTGAAGGAGCTTGGTGTAGATTTTATGAGCGGAGAAGTTGTGACAGACTATGACGGGGATAAAGTATTTTTGAAAAGCGGAAAACAGATTCCTTCAAACAATGTAATCTGGGCTGCCGGAGTTATAGGAAATGTGGTTGACGGTTTTCCTTCAGAAAAGCTGATCAGAAACCGATATATTGTTGACAGGTTTAATAAAATTAAAGGTTATGAAAATATATATGCGATTGGTGATATCGCATACATGGAAACTCCTAAATATCCTCAAGGTCATCCGCAGGTTGCTAATGTGGCCATCAACCAGGCAAAAAATCTAGGCAAAAATTTCCTGAAGAAAAATGTAGATAAGTGGGCCGAGTATGAATACAAAGATCAGGGTTCTTTAGCCACCATCGGAAAACACAGGGCTGTTGTCGATTTACCCTTCATTAAATTTCAGGGGTTTTTGGCATGGTACTTTTGGATGTTTTTACATTTAATGCTTATTTTGAGCGTACGAAATAAACTGGCCATATTTTTTAACTGGATGTGGAGCTATTTTAACAAAGATTCGTCCTTACGTCTGATCATTTCCCCAAGTAAAAAAAATAACACGCAGCAATGAGAATTGATATAATAAGCGTACTTCCAGAATTGATG includes the following:
- a CDS encoding NAD(P)/FAD-dependent oxidoreductase, which codes for METREKIIIIGGGFAGLQLAKTLNNQNKKVIVLDKVNHHMFQPLFYQVACGRIEPSNISFPFRKIFQQSRNTQFRLTDVKEIIPSQNKVITDGADFTYDRLIIATGCKTNFFGNKDLESKAFGMKNTQEAIGIRNNILMTFERLILEKSRSDDGNWNIVIVGSGPTGVELAGAFSEMKKEILPRDYPYMNFNNLKIILVSSTEKPLAVMSPEAQQQSEKYLKELGVDFMSGEVVTDYDGDKVFLKSGKQIPSNNVIWAAGVIGNVVDGFPSEKLIRNRYIVDRFNKIKGYENIYAIGDIAYMETPKYPQGHPQVANVAINQAKNLGKNFLKKNVDKWAEYEYKDQGSLATIGKHRAVVDLPFIKFQGFLAWYFWMFLHLMLILSVRNKLAIFFNWMWSYFNKDSSLRLIISPSKKNNTQQ